The following proteins are encoded in a genomic region of Nocardioides renjunii:
- a CDS encoding PP2C family protein-serine/threonine phosphatase: MSSPRWLNEALNRVVPRGYRLLVALVASTLLIALAIWRFDEMPLNSLLVPLVVASLMLGPRQLPWFVLFVLLVLALLVPSQDVTTRVALTVVIIFGLGFLVLVSSLRRSRLGVAGLQGETMFVDLRDRILRQGGIPALPEQWYAAAELRSAGGTPFAGDFVVASRVGDRLEVAVVDVSGKGQGAGTRALLLSGAIGGLLSALPPAEFLPAANTFLLRQEWQEGFATAIHLSLDLRTGHYDIRSAGHPPAALRHAGSGRWEVLESEGPVLGLIDDATYTVVSGEMRHGDALLLYTDGMVETRNRDISLGIDRMLGQAERLLRGQFEGGATRLIESLGSRNDDRALLLVHRR; the protein is encoded by the coding sequence ATGAGTTCTCCTCGGTGGCTCAACGAGGCACTGAACCGCGTCGTGCCGCGGGGCTACCGGTTGCTCGTGGCACTGGTCGCCTCGACCCTCCTGATCGCCCTGGCCATCTGGCGGTTCGACGAGATGCCGCTCAACAGCCTGCTCGTGCCGCTCGTGGTGGCCAGCCTCATGCTCGGGCCGCGCCAGCTGCCCTGGTTCGTGCTGTTCGTGCTCCTCGTGCTGGCGCTCCTCGTCCCCTCGCAGGACGTCACCACGCGAGTGGCGCTCACCGTCGTCATCATCTTCGGCCTCGGCTTCCTGGTGCTGGTCTCGTCGTTGCGGCGCTCGCGGCTCGGGGTGGCCGGCCTCCAGGGCGAGACGATGTTCGTCGACCTGCGCGACCGGATCCTGCGCCAGGGCGGCATCCCGGCCCTGCCCGAGCAGTGGTACGCCGCCGCCGAGCTGCGGTCCGCCGGCGGGACGCCGTTCGCGGGCGACTTCGTCGTCGCCTCGCGGGTCGGTGACCGGCTCGAGGTCGCGGTCGTCGACGTCTCCGGCAAGGGCCAGGGAGCGGGCACCCGCGCCCTCCTCCTGTCCGGTGCCATCGGCGGCCTCCTGAGCGCCCTGCCGCCCGCGGAGTTCCTGCCGGCCGCCAACACGTTCCTGCTGCGCCAGGAGTGGCAGGAGGGCTTCGCCACCGCCATCCACCTGTCGCTCGACCTCCGCACCGGCCACTACGACATCCGCAGCGCCGGTCACCCGCCGGCCGCCCTGCGGCACGCCGGCTCGGGCCGCTGGGAGGTGCTCGAGTCCGAGGGCCCGGTCCTCGGCCTCATCGACGACGCGACCTACACGGTCGTGTCGGGCGAGATGCGCCACGGCGACGCCCTGCTGCTCTACACCGACGGCATGGTCGAGACCCGCAACCGCGACATCAGCCTCGGCATCGACCGGATGCTCGGGCAGGCCGAACGGCTCCTGCGGGGACAGTTCGAGGGCGGCGCCACGCGCCTCATCGAGTCCCTCGGCTCGCGCAACGACGACCGGGCCCTGCTCCTGGTCCACCGGCGCTGA
- the metG gene encoding methionine--tRNA ligase has protein sequence MTRVLSAVAWPYTNGPRHIGHVAGFGVPSDVFSRYMRMAGHDVLMVSGTDEHGTPILVLADNEGLPARELVDKYNQVIVDDLCGLGLSYDLFTRTTTGNHYAVVQEMFETCRRNGYMVEETTKTAISPSTGRTLPDRYIEGTCPICKYGAARGDQCDNCGNQLDPTDLIDPRSKINGETPEFRDTQHWFLDLPALAAALGEWLDQREATGLWRPNVIKFSQNILKEIRPRAMTRDIDWGIPVPGWEDQPTKRLYVWFDAVIGYLSASIEWARRTGEPDKWREWWNPAAEGEQEAEAYYFMGKDNIVFHSQIWPAELLAYNGKGDKGGEPGPYGTLNLPTEVVSSEFLTFGDSQFSTSRGNVIYVGDFLARYGPDALRYYICAAGPETSDAAFTWADFVTRNNSELVAGWGNLVNRTATMIAKSFGEIPARGPLEEVDHQVLTTVQDGFDVVGGLVEKHRLRAAIAEAMRVVGEVNKYLTLTEPYKMKDEAQRERLGTVLHVAAQCVSDCNLLLSPFLPHAANKVHAVLGGEGELVPMPRIEQVDELEPDNGAGHTSYSIITGEYSTTPAWESRPVVVGTKVAKPTPVFTKLDPSVVEDELARVSD, from the coding sequence ATGACTCGTGTCCTGTCCGCCGTCGCCTGGCCGTACACCAACGGCCCGCGCCACATCGGCCACGTCGCCGGTTTCGGCGTGCCCTCCGACGTGTTCAGCCGCTACATGCGGATGGCCGGCCACGACGTCCTGATGGTCAGCGGCACCGACGAGCACGGCACGCCGATCCTGGTGCTCGCCGACAACGAGGGCCTGCCCGCGCGCGAGCTCGTCGACAAGTACAACCAGGTGATCGTCGACGACCTCTGCGGCCTGGGGCTCTCCTACGACCTCTTCACCCGCACCACGACGGGCAACCACTACGCCGTCGTGCAGGAGATGTTCGAGACCTGCCGCCGCAACGGCTACATGGTCGAGGAGACGACGAAGACCGCGATCAGCCCCTCGACCGGCCGCACGCTGCCCGACCGCTACATCGAGGGCACCTGCCCGATCTGCAAGTACGGCGCCGCGCGCGGCGACCAGTGCGACAACTGCGGCAACCAGCTCGACCCCACCGACCTGATCGACCCGCGGTCCAAGATCAACGGCGAGACCCCGGAGTTCCGCGACACGCAGCACTGGTTCCTCGACCTGCCCGCGCTGGCCGCGGCGCTGGGGGAGTGGCTCGACCAGCGCGAGGCCACCGGCCTCTGGCGGCCCAACGTCATCAAGTTCAGCCAGAACATCCTCAAGGAGATCCGGCCGCGCGCGATGACCCGCGACATCGACTGGGGCATCCCGGTGCCGGGCTGGGAGGACCAGCCCACCAAGCGGCTCTACGTCTGGTTCGACGCGGTGATCGGCTACCTGTCGGCCTCGATCGAGTGGGCCCGACGCACGGGCGAGCCCGACAAGTGGCGCGAGTGGTGGAACCCCGCCGCCGAGGGGGAGCAGGAGGCGGAGGCCTACTACTTCATGGGCAAGGACAACATCGTCTTCCACTCCCAGATCTGGCCGGCCGAGCTGCTCGCCTACAACGGCAAGGGCGACAAGGGCGGCGAGCCCGGTCCCTACGGCACGCTCAACCTGCCCACCGAGGTGGTCTCCAGCGAGTTCCTCACCTTCGGCGACTCGCAGTTCTCCACGAGCCGCGGCAACGTCATCTACGTCGGCGACTTCCTCGCCCGCTACGGCCCCGACGCGCTCCGCTACTACATCTGCGCCGCCGGGCCGGAGACCTCCGACGCCGCGTTCACGTGGGCCGACTTCGTCACCCGCAACAACTCCGAGCTGGTCGCCGGCTGGGGCAACCTGGTCAACCGCACCGCGACGATGATCGCGAAGAGCTTCGGCGAGATCCCCGCGCGCGGACCGCTGGAGGAGGTCGACCACCAGGTGCTCACGACCGTCCAGGACGGCTTCGACGTCGTCGGCGGGCTCGTGGAGAAGCACCGGCTCCGGGCCGCGATCGCGGAGGCGATGCGCGTCGTCGGGGAGGTCAACAAGTACCTGACGCTCACCGAGCCCTACAAGATGAAGGACGAGGCGCAGCGCGAGCGCCTCGGCACCGTCCTGCACGTCGCGGCCCAGTGCGTGAGCGACTGCAACCTGTTGCTGTCGCCGTTCCTGCCCCACGCCGCCAACAAGGTGCACGCCGTCCTCGGCGGTGAGGGCGAGCTCGTGCCGATGCCCCGCATCGAGCAGGTCGACGAGCTCGAGCCCGACAACGGCGCCGGCCACACGTCGTACTCGATCATCACCGGCGAGTACTCCACGACGCCGGCGTGGGAGTCGCGCCCCGTCGTGGTGGGCACGAAGGTCGCCAAGCCGACGCCGGTGTTCACCAAGCTCGACCCGTCAGTGGTCGAGGACGAGCTGGCCCGCGTCAGCGACTGA
- a CDS encoding ATP-dependent Clp protease proteolytic subunit, producing the protein MNGAGGMYGLDDHIYQRLLRERIVFLGSEVRDQNANAICAQLLLLSAEDPEADIFLHINSPGGSVDAGMAIYDTMNYIPNDVATVGMGLAASMGQFLLCAGTKGKRYALPHARIMMHQPSSGMGGSASDIKIQAQQSIHIKKVLLDLIAEHTGQTVEQVVADADRDRWFTADQAVEYGLVDQVITSAREAADEGRPARTKD; encoded by the coding sequence ATGAACGGCGCCGGTGGGATGTATGGCCTCGACGACCACATCTACCAGCGCCTCCTCCGTGAGCGCATCGTCTTCCTCGGCTCGGAGGTGCGCGACCAGAACGCCAACGCGATCTGCGCCCAGCTCCTGCTGCTCTCCGCCGAGGACCCGGAGGCCGACATCTTCCTCCACATCAACAGCCCCGGTGGCTCCGTCGACGCCGGCATGGCGATCTACGACACGATGAACTACATCCCCAACGACGTGGCGACCGTCGGCATGGGACTGGCGGCCTCGATGGGCCAGTTCCTGCTGTGCGCCGGCACGAAGGGCAAGCGCTACGCCCTGCCCCACGCCCGCATCATGATGCACCAGCCCTCCTCGGGCATGGGCGGCTCGGCCTCGGACATCAAGATCCAGGCCCAGCAGTCGATCCACATCAAGAAGGTGCTGCTGGACCTGATCGCCGAGCACACCGGCCAGACCGTCGAGCAGGTCGTCGCCGACGCCGACCGTGACCGGTGGTTCACCGCCGACCAGGCCGTCGAGTACGGCCTCGTCGACCAGGTCATTACCAGCGCCCGCGAAGCCGCCGACGAGGGCCGCCCGGCCCGGACCAAGGACTGA
- a CDS encoding phosphotransferase — MARRDLLGEDDVSDGELAAMVADLWGVPAATLVDSTAQTVAYDVPSILTGARTWVLGHADAGDGPRAFRLFVKRVHHWRHSPAFAFVPPEIAEWAATTLPWRAEHLLYASDLAPRLPDGLTMPRGLRVVEHPDETAVIWMEAVECDDVPWTYDDSVRAARLLGRLAGSPDVAPLAGIDPQPWHIDDFAVGRLAHTVLPGFHDEATWRHPTVAEHFGPLRAGLTDVAHHLDALAREFAASRHLASHGDACPNNLLRREGQPGFVLIDFGFWRSQPVGFDLSQLLVGDIQIGRQDADDLPERAAACVEAYAAGLADEGLDVPLPEVRRGHAVSLMLFNGLPSLPTEMLQEEATLEAAGGVTDEFRASFEHWVRQRAAIARYALDVLATTGSAA, encoded by the coding sequence GTGGCCCGGCGTGACCTGCTGGGCGAGGACGACGTCAGCGACGGCGAGCTCGCCGCGATGGTCGCGGACCTGTGGGGCGTCCCCGCCGCGACACTGGTCGACTCGACCGCGCAGACGGTCGCCTACGACGTCCCCTCGATCCTCACCGGCGCCCGCACCTGGGTCCTCGGCCACGCCGACGCGGGCGACGGGCCACGCGCGTTCCGGCTCTTCGTCAAGCGGGTGCACCACTGGCGCCACTCCCCCGCCTTCGCCTTCGTCCCGCCCGAGATCGCGGAGTGGGCAGCCACGACCCTCCCCTGGCGGGCCGAGCACCTCCTCTACGCCTCCGACCTCGCACCGCGGCTGCCCGACGGGCTGACCATGCCCCGCGGGCTGCGGGTCGTCGAGCACCCCGACGAGACGGCGGTCATCTGGATGGAGGCCGTGGAGTGCGACGACGTGCCGTGGACGTACGACGACAGCGTCCGCGCCGCACGGCTGCTGGGCCGGCTCGCCGGCAGCCCGGACGTCGCCCCCCTCGCCGGCATCGACCCGCAGCCGTGGCACATCGACGACTTCGCGGTGGGCCGGCTGGCCCACACGGTGCTCCCCGGCTTCCACGACGAGGCCACGTGGCGCCACCCGACCGTCGCCGAGCACTTCGGACCGCTGCGGGCCGGCCTCACCGACGTGGCCCACCACCTCGACGCGCTGGCCCGGGAGTTCGCCGCGAGCCGCCACCTCGCCTCGCACGGCGACGCCTGCCCCAACAACCTGCTGCGCCGCGAGGGCCAGCCGGGGTTCGTCCTCATCGACTTCGGGTTCTGGCGCAGCCAGCCGGTCGGCTTCGACCTGTCCCAGCTCCTGGTGGGCGACATCCAGATCGGCCGCCAGGACGCCGACGACCTGCCGGAGCGCGCTGCCGCGTGCGTGGAGGCGTACGCCGCCGGGCTCGCCGACGAGGGGCTCGACGTGCCGCTGCCGGAGGTCCGCCGCGGTCACGCGGTGAGCCTCATGCTCTTCAACGGACTGCCGAGCCTGCCGACCGAGATGCTGCAGGAGGAGGCGACGCTCGAGGCCGCCGGCGGGGTCACCGACGAGTTCCGCGCGTCGTTCGAGCACTGGGTGCGCCAGCGGGCCGCGATCGCGCGCTACGCGCTCGACGTGCTCGCCACCACCGGGTCGGCCGCCTGA
- a CDS encoding mycothiol-dependent nitroreductase Rv2466c family protein encodes MATADLWFDPLCPFAWITSRWIREVEQVRDIDVQWHVMSLAYLNKDKDIPQEYREMLAGTERPVRVAIKIAQEHDNAKLGEWYTAVGTRHHNNGEELTRETVAASLADVDLPADLIEAWDDESLDDAVATSHHEGMDPVGDDVGTPTIHINGSAFFGPVLSKIPRGEDAGDLWDGAVAVAKFPYFYELKRSRTGELDFS; translated from the coding sequence ATGGCTACCGCTGACCTCTGGTTCGACCCGCTCTGCCCGTTCGCCTGGATCACCTCGCGCTGGATCCGCGAGGTCGAGCAGGTCCGCGACATCGACGTGCAGTGGCACGTGATGTCGCTGGCCTACCTCAACAAGGACAAGGACATCCCGCAGGAGTACCGCGAGATGCTCGCCGGGACCGAGCGCCCCGTCCGCGTCGCGATCAAGATCGCGCAGGAGCACGACAACGCGAAGCTGGGTGAGTGGTACACCGCCGTGGGCACGCGGCACCACAACAACGGCGAGGAGCTGACGCGCGAGACCGTCGCCGCGTCACTCGCCGACGTGGACCTGCCGGCGGACCTCATCGAGGCCTGGGACGACGAGTCGCTCGACGACGCGGTGGCGACGTCCCACCACGAGGGCATGGACCCCGTCGGCGACGACGTCGGCACGCCCACCATCCACATCAACGGCTCGGCGTTCTTCGGGCCCGTCTTGTCGAAGATCCCGCGCGGCGAGGACGCCGGCGATCTGTGGGACGGCGCCGTCGCCGTGGCGAAGTTCCCCTACTTCTACGAGCTCAAGCGCTCGCGCACCGGCGAGCTCGACTTCTCCTGA
- a CDS encoding Fpg/Nei family DNA glycosylase, which produces MPEGHTLRKLADDLGAAFAGRTVRVTSPQGRSAADAEQVDGSRLLGAESAGKHLFVELEGERFWHVHLGLIGRFDVHAGLPEHAAVPAPVGQVRLRLETFPDGDPRGTSYADLRGAILCDLVGPERRDEVIGRLGPDPLRPDADPAVAWRRISRSHRPIGDLLMDQKVLAGVGNVYRAEVLFRHRIHPLRPGDTLRSGQWRAMWADLVELMGEGVRTGRIDTVRPEHTPEAMGRAPRRDDHGGEVYVYRRTSMPCLVCGSTVRTGELVGRNTFWCPRCQPVFRSRAVASPTKDTAPSRGARP; this is translated from the coding sequence ATGCCTGAGGGCCACACCCTCCGCAAGCTGGCCGACGACCTCGGCGCGGCGTTCGCCGGCCGCACCGTCCGGGTGACCTCCCCGCAGGGCAGGTCGGCCGCCGACGCGGAGCAGGTCGACGGGTCGCGCCTGCTGGGTGCCGAGTCGGCGGGCAAGCACCTGTTCGTCGAGCTCGAGGGCGAGCGCTTCTGGCACGTCCACCTCGGGCTGATCGGGCGGTTCGACGTCCACGCCGGCCTCCCCGAGCACGCAGCGGTCCCGGCGCCGGTGGGCCAGGTGCGGCTGCGCCTGGAGACCTTTCCGGACGGCGATCCCCGCGGGACGTCGTACGCCGACCTGCGCGGTGCGATCCTCTGCGACCTCGTCGGCCCCGAGCGGCGTGACGAGGTCATCGGTCGGCTCGGACCGGACCCGCTGCGACCCGACGCCGACCCGGCGGTCGCGTGGCGGCGCATCTCGCGGAGCCACCGCCCGATCGGCGACCTGCTCATGGACCAGAAGGTGCTCGCCGGCGTCGGCAACGTCTACCGCGCCGAGGTGTTGTTCCGCCACCGCATCCACCCCCTCCGGCCCGGCGACACGCTGCGGTCCGGGCAGTGGCGCGCGATGTGGGCCGACCTCGTCGAGCTGATGGGGGAGGGCGTGCGCACCGGGCGCATCGACACCGTGCGACCCGAGCACACGCCCGAGGCGATGGGCCGGGCGCCGCGCCGCGACGACCACGGAGGGGAGGTCTACGTCTACCGCCGGACCTCGATGCCGTGCCTGGTGTGCGGCTCCACCGTGCGCACCGGCGAGCTCGTCGGACGCAACACGTTCTGGTGTCCCCGATGTCAGCCCGTCTTCCGCTCGCGAGCCGTAGCATCACCCACCAAGGACACGGCACCGTCGCGAGGAGCTCGGCCATGA
- a CDS encoding ribose-5-phosphate isomerase: MRVHLGSDHAGLELKDHLTTWLVDHGHEVVDHGPFVYDALDDYPCFCLRAAEGVAADRQEGLDSLGVVIGGSGNGEQISANKVEGIRCALAWSEETAALAREHNDANVVSVGGRMHSVEEMTRFVEVFLTTPFSGDERHVRRIDQVATYDATKELPPLPESALRGPGSSTSDDPADA, translated from the coding sequence ATGCGCGTTCACCTGGGCTCCGACCATGCCGGCCTCGAGCTGAAGGACCACCTGACGACCTGGCTCGTCGACCACGGCCACGAGGTCGTCGACCACGGCCCGTTCGTCTACGACGCCCTCGACGACTACCCCTGCTTCTGCCTGCGGGCGGCCGAGGGGGTCGCCGCCGACCGGCAGGAGGGCCTCGACAGCCTCGGCGTCGTCATCGGCGGCTCGGGCAACGGTGAGCAGATCTCGGCCAACAAGGTGGAGGGCATCCGGTGTGCGCTGGCCTGGTCGGAGGAGACCGCCGCGCTCGCCCGCGAGCACAACGACGCCAACGTCGTGTCCGTCGGCGGCCGCATGCACTCCGTGGAGGAGATGACCCGCTTCGTCGAGGTCTTCCTCACCACCCCGTTCTCCGGGGACGAGCGCCACGTGCGCCGCATCGACCAGGTCGCGACCTACGACGCCACCAAGGAGCTCCCGCCCCTCCCCGAGTCGGCGCTGCGGGGGCCCGGCTCCTCGACGTCCGACGACCCCGCGGATGCCTGA
- a CDS encoding LURP-one-related/scramblase family protein: MTAEMYLPHFVVRQKLTMMVNRYEVSESDAAGNPVRVMALAEQKRMAFKEQVTFFSDAGKSRAVFGFKARRKLDLNAGYDITDESGAQIGFFRKDFGASLLRSTFHVEGPGYAGTGQERNQLVGLLRRFTDLDFIPIHFDFADAEGRPLFSVERKMSLGDRYRVTVPDQRVDFRVAAAVAVALDALMAR; the protein is encoded by the coding sequence ATGACCGCCGAGATGTACCTGCCCCACTTCGTGGTGAGGCAGAAGCTCACCATGATGGTCAACCGCTACGAGGTTTCGGAGTCCGACGCGGCCGGCAACCCGGTCCGCGTGATGGCGCTGGCCGAGCAGAAGCGGATGGCGTTCAAGGAGCAGGTCACCTTCTTCTCCGACGCCGGCAAGTCGCGGGCGGTCTTCGGGTTCAAGGCGCGCAGGAAGCTCGACCTCAACGCCGGCTACGACATCACCGACGAGTCCGGCGCGCAGATCGGCTTCTTCCGCAAGGACTTCGGCGCCTCCCTGCTGCGCTCGACCTTCCACGTGGAGGGCCCCGGCTACGCGGGCACCGGCCAGGAGCGCAACCAGCTCGTGGGACTGCTGCGTCGCTTCACCGACCTCGACTTCATCCCGATCCACTTCGACTTCGCCGACGCCGAGGGCCGCCCGCTCTTCTCGGTCGAGCGCAAGATGTCCCTCGGCGACCGCTACCGCGTCACCGTGCCGGACCAGCGCGTCGACTTCCGCGTCGCAGCAGCGGTCGCGGTCGCGCTCGACGCCCTGATGGCGCGCTGA
- the tig gene encoding trigger factor: MKSAVETLSPTRAKLTVEVPFEELKPSLDAAYQKIAKQINVPGFRRGKVPPAVIDRQVGRGPVLDEAINAVVPQSYMAALQEHDLEPLAQPEIEVTKFEDNESLEFTAEVDVKPDFELPAYDGLEASVEDIEISDADVEEQVQALRERFGTLVPVERAAADGDFVTIDLLAAKDGEPVEGGEVTGMSYQVGRGGMIDGLDEALVGLSAGDDKTFVSELVGGDLVGEPVEVTVKVSAVQEQQLPEVDDEFAQLASEFDTAEELTADVRERLGRGKRLEQAAAARDAVLEALLEKVTIPLPEVMVTDELNARRQSVEQQLGFAGITMEKYLEDEGQTQEEFEADLERRVRDAVAAQFILDKIAKQEEFGIEQNELSEHLVRRAQQSGQDPQEFANHMFEHNHIPELVQEILRGKALATIVEAATVKDASGNVVELKNLRPDGTIGEPVDETAEVEAADEAEVSEVSEDSEQS, encoded by the coding sequence GTGAAGAGCGCCGTCGAGACCTTGAGCCCGACCCGGGCCAAGCTGACCGTCGAGGTGCCCTTCGAGGAGCTCAAGCCGAGCCTCGACGCGGCGTACCAGAAGATCGCGAAGCAGATCAACGTCCCGGGCTTCCGCCGGGGCAAGGTCCCGCCGGCGGTCATCGACCGCCAGGTCGGCCGTGGGCCGGTCCTCGACGAGGCCATCAACGCCGTCGTCCCGCAGTCCTACATGGCCGCGCTGCAGGAGCACGACCTCGAGCCGCTGGCGCAGCCCGAGATCGAGGTGACCAAGTTCGAGGACAACGAGTCCCTCGAGTTCACCGCCGAGGTCGACGTCAAGCCCGACTTCGAGCTCCCCGCCTACGACGGGCTCGAGGCCAGCGTCGAGGACATCGAGATCTCCGACGCCGACGTCGAGGAGCAGGTCCAGGCGCTGCGTGAGCGCTTCGGCACCCTGGTGCCCGTCGAGCGCGCGGCCGCGGACGGCGACTTCGTCACGATCGACCTCCTCGCGGCCAAGGACGGCGAGCCCGTCGAGGGCGGCGAGGTCACCGGCATGTCCTACCAGGTCGGCCGCGGCGGCATGATCGACGGCCTCGACGAGGCGCTCGTCGGCCTCTCCGCCGGTGACGACAAGACGTTCGTGTCCGAGCTGGTCGGCGGCGACCTCGTCGGCGAGCCGGTCGAGGTCACCGTCAAGGTGAGCGCCGTGCAGGAGCAGCAGCTCCCCGAGGTCGACGACGAGTTCGCCCAGCTCGCCTCCGAGTTCGACACCGCGGAAGAGCTGACCGCCGACGTGCGCGAGCGCCTCGGCCGCGGCAAGCGGCTCGAGCAGGCCGCCGCCGCCCGCGACGCGGTGCTCGAGGCCCTGCTGGAGAAGGTCACCATCCCGCTCCCCGAGGTCATGGTCACCGACGAGCTCAACGCGCGTCGCCAGAGCGTGGAGCAGCAGCTCGGCTTCGCCGGCATCACCATGGAGAAGTACCTCGAGGACGAGGGCCAGACGCAGGAGGAGTTCGAGGCCGACCTCGAGCGCCGTGTCCGCGACGCCGTCGCCGCCCAGTTCATCCTCGACAAGATCGCCAAGCAGGAGGAGTTCGGCATCGAGCAGAACGAGCTCTCCGAGCACCTCGTGCGGCGCGCCCAGCAGTCCGGCCAGGACCCGCAGGAGTTCGCCAACCACATGTTCGAGCACAACCACATCCCCGAGCTCGTGCAGGAGATCCTGCGCGGCAAGGCGCTGGCCACGATCGTGGAGGCCGCGACCGTCAAGGACGCCTCGGGCAACGTGGTCGAGCTGAAGAACCTGCGTCCCGACGGCACCATCGGCGAGCCGGTCGACGAGACCGCTGAGGTCGAGGCGGCCGACGAGGCCGAGGTCTCCGAGGTCTCCGAGGACTCCGAGCAGTCCTGA
- a CDS encoding alpha/beta hydrolase, which translates to MYPEVRTAVGADTSMAVTDPGFDISAQREQARVAALAEPREDVASVEEVDADGVRCRLYTPADALPGVVVHAHGGGFVLNDVDVHDGVCRRLTNRARRRVLSVDYRRPPEAPFPAAPDDLDTVVGWLRREGPAGPYAAHGDSAGANLALVAALRNPGFFSALALVYPFLDPRAGSASWAEGAASGFDPAEATWYWQHYARTEADLDDPDLAPLLSDRLHTVPPTFVATAEHDPLRDEGEELARRIAESGVETVGVRCLGQVHGFWRHAHFTASEPLLRQVAGWLDLHLS; encoded by the coding sequence ATGTATCCCGAGGTCCGCACGGCAGTCGGGGCCGACACGAGCATGGCCGTCACCGATCCCGGCTTCGACATCTCTGCGCAGCGCGAGCAGGCCCGGGTGGCAGCCCTCGCCGAGCCCCGCGAGGACGTCGCGTCCGTCGAGGAGGTCGACGCGGACGGCGTGCGGTGCCGGCTCTACACGCCGGCCGACGCGCTGCCCGGCGTGGTCGTCCACGCCCACGGCGGCGGCTTCGTCCTCAACGACGTCGACGTGCACGACGGCGTCTGCCGCCGGCTCACCAACCGGGCGCGGCGACGGGTGCTCAGCGTCGACTACCGCCGCCCGCCCGAGGCGCCGTTCCCCGCCGCGCCCGACGACCTCGACACGGTGGTCGGCTGGCTGCGCCGCGAGGGTCCCGCCGGGCCGTACGCCGCGCACGGCGACTCGGCCGGGGCGAACCTCGCGCTGGTCGCCGCGCTCCGCAACCCGGGCTTCTTCAGCGCCCTGGCGCTCGTCTACCCGTTCCTCGACCCGCGGGCAGGCTCCGCGTCGTGGGCCGAGGGGGCCGCGTCGGGCTTCGACCCGGCCGAGGCGACCTGGTACTGGCAGCACTACGCCCGCACCGAGGCGGACCTCGACGACCCCGACCTGGCTCCGCTGCTGTCCGACCGGCTGCACACGGTGCCGCCCACCTTCGTCGCGACCGCCGAGCACGACCCCCTGCGCGACGAGGGGGAGGAGCTCGCCCGGCGCATCGCCGAGTCCGGTGTCGAGACGGTCGGCGTGCGCTGCCTGGGCCAGGTGCACGGGTTCTGGCGGCACGCACACTTCACCGCCTCCGAGCCGCTGCTGCGGCAGGTGGCCGGCTGGCTCGACCTCCACCTGTCCTGA
- a CDS encoding MarR family winged helix-turn-helix transcriptional regulator: protein MTGVKGRMPTVEPHLPMLMGMVFGRLRERLAEDLPELRASQLRLLEWLPPEGLTISELAERVEMTTQGCGQFVRQLADLGMVEVAVPDHDARARLVRITDRGGDAVARAGALLRACDEAWADQVGAERYRVFREVLREVALG, encoded by the coding sequence ATGACTGGTGTCAAGGGCCGCATGCCGACGGTCGAGCCGCACCTGCCGATGCTCATGGGCATGGTGTTCGGTCGGCTCCGCGAGCGCCTGGCCGAGGACCTGCCCGAGCTGCGTGCCTCGCAGCTGCGACTGCTGGAGTGGCTCCCGCCCGAGGGGCTCACCATCTCCGAGCTGGCCGAGCGGGTGGAGATGACGACGCAGGGGTGCGGACAGTTCGTCCGCCAGCTCGCGGACCTGGGGATGGTGGAGGTGGCGGTCCCCGACCACGACGCGCGCGCCCGGCTGGTCCGCATCACCGACCGCGGCGGCGACGCGGTCGCCCGGGCCGGAGCGCTGCTGCGGGCCTGCGACGAGGCCTGGGCCGACCAGGTGGGCGCGGAGCGCTACCGGGTGTTCCGCGAGGTGCTCCGCGAGGTCGCCCTCGGCTGA